The Shewanella sp. NFH-SH190041 genome has a window encoding:
- a CDS encoding MFS transporter has translation MDDVISDSSIAPAAQQLNWLRACYFFFFAILGIMVPYLGVFFQSRGFNPQEIGLLLAILMGTRIIAPNVWARVADRTGMRVELVKLGAAAAMLSYTSFFVDGSFVYLAVSLMIYTFFWNAILAQLEVITLDTLGENATRYGAIRSWGSVGYICLVVGGGVAVQYIGPQVVPYLGMLLFIGMLLSSLPLKAARRPAAAPAGQKLWQPAIIWFFISAMLLQMSAGPFYGFFVLYLKQYGYSESLAGVLVALGVVAEIIMFMFAPRLLQRFGAMPLMVLSLCLTVVRWLMMAYGVEHLLLIGISQLLHAFTFGLVHAASIQFVHQHFDRDHQSQGQALYASLGFGLGGALGIWICGYLWGDGSGAVWTWVFAAGCAMLSMFAVLAIPGSAAQCRRLFRRQAVAPL, from the coding sequence ATGGATGATGTCATTTCTGACAGCAGTATTGCCCCGGCGGCGCAGCAACTTAACTGGCTGCGGGCCTGTTATTTCTTTTTCTTTGCTATTTTGGGCATCATGGTGCCCTATCTTGGGGTGTTTTTTCAAAGCCGAGGGTTTAACCCGCAAGAAATTGGCCTATTACTGGCGATTTTAATGGGCACGCGCATTATCGCCCCGAATGTCTGGGCCCGGGTGGCCGACCGAACCGGGATGCGAGTTGAGTTGGTCAAGCTTGGCGCCGCAGCTGCCATGCTCAGTTACACCAGTTTTTTTGTTGACGGCAGTTTTGTTTATCTGGCTGTCAGCCTGATGATTTATACCTTCTTTTGGAATGCCATTTTAGCCCAGCTGGAAGTGATCACCTTAGATACCTTAGGGGAGAATGCGACCCGCTATGGGGCTATCCGCAGTTGGGGTAGCGTTGGCTATATCTGCTTGGTCGTGGGCGGTGGCGTTGCGGTGCAATATATTGGCCCTCAGGTAGTGCCTTATCTAGGCATGTTACTGTTTATCGGCATGTTGTTGTCCTCTCTGCCATTGAAAGCGGCGCGGCGGCCGGCTGCGGCACCGGCGGGGCAGAAGTTATGGCAACCTGCCATTATCTGGTTTTTTATTTCAGCCATGTTACTGCAGATGAGCGCCGGGCCGTTTTACGGTTTTTTTGTGCTGTACCTTAAGCAATATGGTTACAGCGAGTCCTTGGCCGGGGTTTTGGTCGCGCTGGGGGTGGTGGCTGAAATTATTATGTTTATGTTCGCTCCTCGGCTTTTGCAACGCTTTGGTGCAATGCCATTGATGGTGCTCAGTTTATGCTTGACCGTAGTACGCTGGTTGATGATGGCCTACGGCGTAGAACATCTGCTGCTTATCGGTATCAGTCAGCTATTACATGCCTTTACCTTTGGCTTAGTGCATGCCGCTTCAATTCAGTTTGTTCATCAACATTTTGACCGGGATCATCAAAGTCAGGGACAGGCGTTGTATGCCAGCTTGGGGTTTGGGTTGGGCGGTGCGCTGGGGATCTGGATTTGCGGTTATCTGTGGGGAGATGGCAGTGGTGCGGTTTGGACCTGGGTGTTTGCCGCCGGTTGCGCCATGCTGTCCATGTTCGCTGTGCTGGCGATTCCAGGCAGTGCTGCGCAATGCCGCCGTTTGTTTAGGCGCCAAGCTGTTGCGCCGTTGTAA
- a CDS encoding ATP-NAD kinase family protein produces MQQFRLAVLINPMAGLGGSVALKGSDGMAQKALSLGAEPMATIRMQQALTQLQPLAARLCIVTGSGALGAHLAREMGFETQVIHQSETPSSADDTRSFIQAINQLPDAERVDLLLFAGGDGTARDICAELDETIPVLGVPAGVKIHSGVYAVTPVAAGQVVKMLLSRELVSLMTADVMDIDEEAFRRGEVRARRYGEMTVPAAPAYVQAVKMGGREVDELVLADIAAEVVSQMEDELYIMGSGSTVAAVMAELRLDNTLLGVDLVQHHSLVGRDMTATELLAATAGQTVKLVITLIGGQGHVFGRGNQQLSAELIHRIGRENILIVATKTKLKALGGRPLISDSGDPALDQALSGYYRIITGYRDYVMYQVANPDMVSSQNDACTAE; encoded by the coding sequence ATGCAGCAATTTCGTTTGGCAGTATTGATTAACCCCATGGCAGGCCTGGGAGGCAGTGTTGCACTGAAGGGCAGTGATGGAATGGCACAAAAGGCATTATCCCTTGGGGCTGAGCCGATGGCAACCATCAGGATGCAGCAGGCGCTGACGCAGCTACAACCACTGGCAGCGCGTTTATGTATTGTGACTGGCAGTGGCGCGCTGGGGGCGCATCTGGCTCGGGAGATGGGATTTGAGACTCAGGTTATCCATCAGAGTGAAACGCCCAGCAGCGCTGATGATACGCGGTCGTTTATCCAAGCCATTAATCAATTGCCTGATGCGGAGCGGGTCGATTTACTGCTGTTTGCTGGCGGGGATGGAACTGCGAGGGATATTTGCGCCGAATTGGATGAGACGATTCCTGTGCTGGGGGTGCCGGCCGGGGTAAAAATTCACTCCGGTGTGTATGCTGTGACGCCTGTTGCCGCTGGGCAGGTCGTCAAGATGTTGTTAAGTCGAGAATTGGTCAGTTTAATGACCGCCGATGTGATGGATATTGATGAAGAGGCATTTCGCCGCGGTGAAGTGCGGGCAAGGCGTTATGGTGAGATGACGGTACCGGCCGCACCGGCTTATGTTCAAGCGGTAAAAATGGGTGGTCGGGAAGTGGATGAGCTGGTGCTGGCTGACATTGCGGCTGAGGTGGTCAGTCAGATGGAAGATGAGCTGTATATTATGGGCTCTGGCAGCACTGTGGCCGCAGTGATGGCAGAGCTTAGATTGGATAACACCCTGTTGGGGGTTGATCTGGTGCAGCACCATAGCTTAGTTGGCCGCGATATGACGGCCACTGAACTGTTAGCGGCAACAGCGGGACAGACGGTAAAGTTGGTGATCACGCTTATCGGCGGTCAGGGGCATGTTTTCGGTCGTGGGAATCAGCAGTTGTCTGCCGAGCTTATTCACCGTATTGGTCGAGAAAATATTCTGATTGTTGCCACCAAAACCAAGTTGAAAGCCTTGGGTGGACGGCCTCTTATCAGTGACAGTGGCGACCCGGCGCTTGACCAGGCTTTGAGCGGTTATTACCGCATAATCACTGGATACCGTGATTATGTTATGTATCAGGTTGCTAATCCTGATATGGTGTCGAGCCAGAATGATGCCTGCACGGCAGAATAA
- a CDS encoding YfcL family protein translates to MLEKYEQTLDQWISTIVADGDDDALFASGYLQGHFAVVLSEMEHDGQTDMAALDQRMQACLGQATRELEDHDYRLVEQAWHTLRSAIIA, encoded by the coding sequence ATGTTAGAGAAGTACGAACAGACACTGGATCAATGGATTAGCACCATAGTGGCCGATGGGGATGATGATGCCCTGTTTGCCAGTGGTTATCTGCAGGGGCATTTCGCGGTCGTGTTGAGCGAAATGGAGCATGATGGCCAGACGGATATGGCAGCGCTGGATCAACGTATGCAGGCTTGTCTGGGGCAAGCCACCCGTGAGTTGGAAGACCATGACTACCGTTTGGTAGAGCAGGCTTGGCATACTCTGCGTAGTGCTATTATTGCTTGA
- the mnmC gene encoding FAD-dependent 5-carboxymethylaminomethyl-2-thiouridine(34) oxidoreductase MnmC, whose amino-acid sequence MTLPRQQGNSAKMSTIQSQIPAKLLHSVANYPATGNILSCILLCRSDFILLTQLRHLATAKRKIHLHCFCQSQPNWSWLRQEGFDFFPLDGDIAQGASQHLVIEQGFNLTLTIDSTLMAIRAFEQPTPPDFIWLAPDCCDWLLHAHQDTAQPVFKAINTLRQGNMSTISKAGFNGSLSNKPRLNTLSTTDIESAQQMPQCWHPTLDAQLQQALANTTNAEDSRATLSSQCLPSTPSRDINDNTHPIAIIGGGIATAALCLSLAERSLSEAHRQVTIFCQDAQFAMGASGNRQGALYPLLSADHNPLSQFYLQAFAFSAMRLHSLATQGHHIAHDFCGVLQTPYDAQSLDKLTRLAERPWPATVLNWADIECAQKRAALTLDTGGIFYPRGAWVSPAQYADAMLAQAAKQLTITPHMQKRIVTLQQQDGHWWLQDQQGQQFGPFAQVILANGSELTAFPQTQALPLSPFRGQVSHIPAQGALAELNCVLCAEGYLTPAQSGNHCLGASYVKGCKELSFSVQEQQDNAARFIRDYPAQPWLADIDISANDARVGVRMVSRDHFPMAGNAPDTERLAELAAHYQHDAAYWQHNGIPSYGGLYLLGGLGSRGICSAPLTADILAAQILQQPAPVNQDILARLSPGRMWLRKLIKGRPIQLSPEGI is encoded by the coding sequence ATGACTTTACCCCGCCAGCAGGGAAACTCAGCCAAAATGTCGACGATTCAGTCTCAAATTCCAGCAAAGCTGTTACATTCTGTCGCCAATTACCCGGCAACAGGTAACATTTTATCCTGCATCCTACTCTGCCGCAGCGATTTTATCCTGCTAACGCAATTGCGCCATTTGGCCACGGCAAAGCGAAAAATTCACCTGCACTGCTTCTGCCAATCCCAACCCAACTGGTCATGGTTGCGCCAAGAGGGATTTGATTTCTTTCCCCTCGATGGCGACATTGCCCAAGGGGCCAGTCAACACTTGGTGATCGAACAGGGCTTCAACCTGACCCTCACGATTGATAGTACTCTGATGGCCATCAGGGCATTTGAGCAACCTACGCCACCCGATTTTATCTGGTTAGCACCGGACTGCTGTGATTGGCTGCTACATGCTCACCAAGATACTGCTCAACCTGTCTTTAAGGCCATAAATACGCTGCGCCAAGGCAATATGAGCACTATCTCTAAGGCTGGTTTTAATGGATCATTGTCGAATAAGCCGCGTCTGAATACATTGTCCACCACAGATATTGAATCAGCCCAACAAATGCCGCAGTGTTGGCACCCAACACTCGATGCACAATTACAACAGGCACTGGCTAATACCACTAACGCAGAAGATTCCCGGGCGACCTTATCGTCGCAATGCCTACCCAGTACCCCATCTCGCGATATCAATGACAATACGCACCCTATTGCTATTATTGGCGGCGGTATTGCCACTGCCGCGCTATGCCTGTCACTGGCTGAGCGAAGTCTCAGCGAAGCTCATCGACAGGTAACGATTTTTTGTCAGGATGCCCAATTTGCCATGGGCGCATCGGGCAACCGTCAAGGGGCGTTGTATCCACTACTCAGTGCCGATCACAATCCATTAAGTCAATTTTATCTGCAAGCGTTTGCCTTCAGCGCCATGCGATTACATTCACTGGCAACCCAAGGCCACCATATTGCCCATGATTTTTGTGGTGTACTACAAACTCCTTATGATGCCCAAAGCCTAGACAAACTGACTCGACTGGCAGAGCGCCCCTGGCCTGCAACCGTCCTAAACTGGGCTGATATTGAATGTGCCCAAAAACGGGCAGCACTCACTTTAGATACCGGAGGAATTTTTTATCCCCGGGGCGCTTGGGTTAGCCCTGCGCAATACGCCGATGCCATGTTGGCCCAAGCGGCCAAACAGTTGACAATCACCCCCCATATGCAAAAACGCATTGTTACTTTGCAACAGCAAGACGGGCATTGGTGGCTGCAGGATCAACAAGGGCAGCAATTTGGCCCATTTGCGCAAGTGATTTTGGCTAATGGCAGTGAGCTGACCGCATTTCCCCAAACCCAAGCCCTGCCTTTGAGTCCATTTCGAGGTCAAGTCAGCCATATTCCTGCTCAAGGGGCACTGGCTGAGCTCAATTGTGTATTGTGCGCTGAAGGTTATTTAACCCCGGCACAATCTGGCAATCACTGTCTCGGAGCCAGTTATGTGAAAGGCTGTAAAGAACTAAGCTTTAGCGTGCAGGAGCAACAAGATAATGCCGCACGTTTCATACGTGACTATCCGGCGCAGCCTTGGCTGGCCGATATTGATATCAGCGCTAATGATGCCAGAGTCGGGGTACGCATGGTTAGCCGGGATCATTTCCCGATGGCGGGCAATGCACCAGACACAGAGCGTCTGGCTGAGCTGGCCGCCCATTATCAACACGATGCGGCATATTGGCAGCACAATGGGATCCCAAGTTATGGCGGACTTTACCTACTCGGTGGGCTTGGTAGCCGCGGCATCTGCTCAGCGCCGCTTACAGCGGATATTCTTGCCGCGCAAATACTGCAGCAACCCGCGCCTGTTAATCAGGATATATTGGCGCGACTCAGTCCTGGAAGAATGTGGCTCAGAAAACTGATTAAAGGCCGTCCGATTCAGCTAAGCCCTGAGGGAATATAG